One genomic region from Prochlorococcus marinus str. SB encodes:
- a CDS encoding DUF4922 domain-containing protein: MSLEIYWKKALEQTRLSIDDESLYPLKTDIITRDLYEKDDFIIRKLDTSKFIKKKIYGPKQNPFCPWEKILEIDKIGDNHQLILNKYPVQKGHILLITNKWKPQNGWLDIKDWRAIQQVNNDTSGLWFFNSSPIAGASQPHRHFQLLRRSKGEISCPREKWFLEMNSYQDLDSKLKKNIIVSKFDFLENPSCLFEFYLELCKKLGLGDPISDKKPICPYNILITNKWIAIIKRKNDHIHGFSINGLGFAGYLLVTENSNINYLKKFGPEKLLESFV; encoded by the coding sequence ATGAGTTTAGAAATATATTGGAAAAAAGCATTAGAACAAACTCGATTATCAATTGATGATGAATCTTTATATCCTCTCAAAACTGATATTATTACAAGAGATTTATATGAAAAAGACGACTTCATAATTAGGAAACTCGATACTTCAAAATTTATTAAAAAAAAAATTTATGGTCCTAAGCAAAATCCGTTTTGTCCTTGGGAAAAGATACTAGAAATTGATAAAATTGGTGATAATCATCAACTAATATTAAATAAGTACCCTGTACAAAAAGGTCATATTTTACTTATTACAAATAAATGGAAACCTCAAAATGGATGGTTAGATATTAAAGATTGGAGAGCGATCCAACAAGTTAATAATGATACTAGTGGATTATGGTTTTTCAATAGTTCTCCAATTGCGGGAGCAAGTCAACCTCACAGGCATTTTCAACTTCTGCGTAGATCTAAAGGTGAGATATCATGCCCTAGAGAAAAGTGGTTTTTAGAGATGAACTCATATCAAGATCTAGATAGTAAGCTTAAAAAAAATATTATTGTATCCAAATTTGATTTTTTAGAAAATCCATCATGTCTTTTTGAGTTTTACTTAGAATTATGCAAGAAATTGGGACTTGGGGATCCTATTAGTGATAAGAAACCGATATGTCCCTACAATATTTTAATAACTAATAAATGGATCGCTATTATAAAAAGAAAAAATGATCATATTCATGGTTTCAGTATTAACGGTTTAGGATTTGCAGGATATCTACTAGTAACTGAAAATTCAAATATTAATTATTTAAAGAAATTTGGCCCTGAAAAACTTCTAGAAAGTTTTGTTTGA
- a CDS encoding DUF2237 family protein, which yields MNINNQNQLNVLGEKIEICSCAPMTGWFRDGFCNYDKNDGGNHSICCVMDDNFLKYSKSQGNDLITPMPIYSFPGLKDGDHWCICLDRWKQALLDGLAPKVILESTNIVVLESVPLEKLKEYQFNKK from the coding sequence ATGAACATAAATAATCAAAATCAATTAAATGTCCTTGGAGAAAAAATTGAGATTTGTAGTTGCGCACCTATGACAGGGTGGTTCAGGGATGGATTTTGCAACTATGACAAGAATGATGGAGGGAATCATTCCATATGTTGTGTGATGGATGATAATTTCCTGAAATATAGTAAATCACAAGGTAATGATTTAATTACTCCTATGCCTATTTATTCCTTCCCAGGACTAAAGGATGGTGATCATTGGTGTATTTGTCTTGATAGGTGGAAGCAAGCATTATTAGACGGTCTTGCACCAAAAGTCATATTAGAATCAACTAATATTGTAGTCTTAGAATCAGTACCTCTAGAAAAATTGAAAGAATATCAATTTAATAAAAAGTAA
- a CDS encoding molecular chaperone DnaJ: MNSPENSNTKRISIDLPEELISRFDQLRKEWGFRARGPVIEKILKELLQEDDLLPKNQQQEIDFNDKNTNENLNIDEDTALVLIKSDVKKEVNEISLNKRSTNNNQYKETANSNISLPNFVEKKVKNLRRSINSEKLKENINDIQINTIKETELIKCRIELISHWKTLYGSVPNDHVVEASMDWFERDIWPNLDGTENLPFTWSAANKLMSELCPFWIKKNPSLEIVLLMIGVLEDPFATSDLINRIPTLMRRFVSRFKRNNRSNSFETLDSTMTVHGALKLLNLSTSAGSAHTFRKIREAYKSIALETHPDAGGSTDQMRKLNEAYQLLKNLYRD, encoded by the coding sequence TTGAATAGTCCTGAAAATTCAAATACAAAAAGAATTTCAATTGATTTACCTGAGGAACTAATTTCCAGGTTTGATCAATTACGAAAAGAGTGGGGATTTAGAGCAAGAGGACCTGTAATAGAAAAGATACTTAAAGAACTTCTTCAAGAAGATGATTTACTACCTAAAAACCAACAGCAAGAAATAGACTTTAACGATAAGAATACTAATGAAAATTTAAATATTGATGAAGATACTGCATTGGTATTAATTAAATCAGACGTAAAAAAAGAAGTTAATGAGATATCTCTAAATAAAAGATCTACAAATAACAATCAATATAAAGAAACAGCCAACTCAAATATAAGCCTTCCCAATTTCGTTGAAAAAAAAGTAAAGAATCTAAGAAGAAGTATTAATAGTGAAAAATTAAAGGAGAATATTAATGATATTCAAATTAATACAATCAAAGAAACTGAATTAATAAAATGTCGAATTGAGTTAATTAGTCATTGGAAAACACTATATGGATCAGTTCCTAATGACCATGTAGTAGAAGCTTCAATGGATTGGTTTGAAAGGGATATATGGCCAAATCTTGATGGGACTGAAAATCTACCCTTTACTTGGAGTGCAGCCAATAAATTAATGTCAGAATTATGCCCATTTTGGATAAAGAAAAATCCATCACTTGAAATTGTTTTATTAATGATTGGCGTTTTAGAAGACCCTTTTGCAACATCAGATCTGATAAATAGAATACCAACACTTATGAGAAGGTTTGTAAGTAGATTTAAGCGAAATAATAGATCAAATTCATTTGAAACATTGGACTCAACAATGACAGTACATGGAGCACTTAAATTATTGAATTTATCAACATCAGCTGGATCAGCTCATACATTCCGCAAAATTAGGGAGGCCTATAAATCAATAGCTTTAGAGACACATCCAGATGCTGGAGGATCAACAGATCAAATGAGAAAATTAAATGAAGCGTATCAATTGCTAAAAAATCTATATAGAGACTAG
- the metH gene encoding methionine synthase gives MESFRTYLNRDEKPLIIFDGGTGTSFQNLNLTADDFGGKELEGCNENLVLSSPKIVEKVHNSFLEAGCHVIETNTFGASSIVLDEYDIKNKAYEINKNAALIAKKAAAKYASVDKPRFVAGSIGPTTKLPTLGHINFDELKESYKEQIYGLTDGGVDLLLIETCQDVLQIKSALLASKEVLDSKNIDIPIMVSITMETTGTMLVGSDIASALTILEPFNIDILGLNCATGPEQMKEHIKYLSENSPFAISCIPNAGLPENIGGVAHYRLKPIELKMQLMNFIYDFNVQLIGGCCGTTPEHIKYLSSIIDEIIDNEMPNKNGKNNLSGYIPSASSIYNSVPYKQDNSILIVGERLNASGSKKVRELLNNDDWDGLVSIAKQQQKENAHVLDVNVDYVGRDGVKDMKEITSRLVTNINLPLMIDSTDADKMESGLKSAGGKCIINSTNYEDGNERFDQVLNLALGYGSGLVVGTIDEDGMARNADKKYDIAKRAINRTRECGLSDYELFFDPLALPISTGIEEDRLNAKETITAISKIRENFPEIHIILGISNISFGLSPLSRINLNSIFLDECIKAGLDSAIIAPNKILPLSKISEETKKLCLDLIYDKRKFEDDICIYDPLVELTKAFQDLSIQDFKKASLENKNLTLEESLKNHIIDGEKIGLEDQLNKALKKYKPLEIINTFLLDGMKVVGDLFGSGQMQLPFVLQSAETMKFAVSILEPHMETVEENISNGKLLIATVKGDVHDIGKNLVDIILTNNGYDVINLGIKQDVSAIIDAQKKHNADCIAMSGLLVKSTAFMKDNLEAFNNEDISVPVILGGAALTPKFVNEDCSKIYKGKILYGKDAFTDLKFMNEYMDNKKKGNWSNTEGFINNEGIDINLASSKSNSQAVKKSISIDIETSKLNLKENFIRSKFINEEEPIQAPFLGTKVLNEIDIDLNKLIFYLDTKALFSGQWQIKKGKNQSVDEYNNYLDSYAKPLLDRWLETIVEKKLISPKAVYGYFRCGRKDNSIFLFDDKSLNKISEFNFPRQKSGNNLCIADFYCDLKKDKPIDIFPMQAVTMGDIASEYSQKLFKEDKYSDYLLFHGLTVQLAEALAEYVHALIRIECGFRTEEPDKNREILAQKYRGARYSFGYPACPKVSDSNIQLSLLDAKRISLTMDESEQLHPEQSTTAIISLHSKAKYFSA, from the coding sequence ATGGAATCTTTCAGAACCTATCTAAATAGAGATGAAAAGCCATTAATAATTTTTGACGGAGGTACTGGAACATCATTTCAGAACTTAAATCTTACAGCAGACGACTTTGGAGGAAAAGAATTAGAGGGTTGTAATGAAAACCTTGTTTTATCCTCACCAAAGATAGTTGAAAAGGTCCATAATTCATTCTTAGAAGCAGGTTGTCATGTTATAGAAACTAATACTTTTGGTGCCTCATCAATAGTTCTTGATGAATATGATATTAAGAATAAGGCATATGAGATAAATAAAAATGCTGCTCTAATAGCAAAAAAAGCTGCTGCAAAATATGCATCAGTTGATAAGCCAAGGTTTGTTGCTGGTTCAATTGGACCAACCACTAAATTACCCACATTAGGACATATAAATTTTGATGAATTAAAGGAATCATATAAAGAACAGATATATGGTCTTACGGATGGAGGAGTTGATCTACTTTTAATTGAAACTTGTCAAGATGTATTGCAAATAAAATCTGCCTTATTAGCTTCTAAAGAAGTACTTGATAGTAAAAATATAGATATACCTATAATGGTATCTATAACAATGGAAACAACAGGTACTATGCTTGTTGGATCTGACATTGCCTCTGCATTAACAATATTAGAGCCGTTTAATATAGATATCCTTGGACTAAATTGTGCTACTGGTCCAGAACAAATGAAAGAACATATTAAATATTTGTCTGAAAATTCTCCCTTCGCTATAAGCTGTATTCCCAACGCAGGACTTCCTGAAAATATTGGCGGTGTTGCTCACTACAGATTAAAGCCAATAGAATTAAAGATGCAGTTAATGAATTTTATATATGACTTTAATGTTCAATTAATAGGTGGATGTTGTGGGACAACACCCGAACATATTAAATATCTTTCTTCAATAATCGATGAAATTATTGATAACGAAATGCCAAATAAAAATGGTAAGAACAATTTAAGTGGCTATATTCCTTCTGCATCATCAATATATAATTCTGTACCGTACAAACAAGATAATTCTATTCTGATTGTAGGCGAAAGATTAAATGCAAGTGGATCTAAAAAGGTAAGGGAGTTGTTAAATAACGATGATTGGGATGGACTAGTATCAATTGCCAAGCAACAACAAAAAGAAAATGCACACGTTCTTGATGTGAATGTTGATTATGTAGGGAGAGACGGAGTGAAAGATATGAAAGAAATAACATCAAGACTTGTTACCAATATAAATTTGCCATTAATGATTGACTCTACAGATGCTGACAAAATGGAAAGTGGATTAAAGTCAGCTGGTGGTAAATGTATTATAAATTCAACCAATTACGAAGACGGTAATGAAAGATTTGATCAAGTTCTAAATTTAGCCTTGGGGTATGGTTCAGGTCTTGTTGTAGGAACTATTGATGAAGATGGAATGGCAAGGAATGCAGATAAAAAATATGACATTGCTAAACGAGCAATTAATAGAACCAGGGAATGCGGTTTGTCTGATTATGAGCTCTTTTTTGATCCATTAGCTCTTCCAATATCTACTGGGATAGAAGAAGATAGATTAAATGCTAAAGAAACAATTACTGCTATATCAAAAATTCGTGAAAATTTTCCTGAGATTCACATCATACTTGGTATATCAAACATTAGTTTTGGTCTTTCACCATTATCCAGAATTAATCTAAATTCAATATTTTTAGATGAATGCATTAAAGCAGGATTGGATTCTGCTATCATCGCACCAAATAAAATTTTGCCATTATCAAAAATTTCTGAAGAAACCAAAAAGCTTTGCTTAGATTTGATATATGACAAAAGAAAATTTGAAGATGATATTTGTATTTATGATCCATTAGTAGAATTAACAAAAGCTTTTCAAGATTTATCTATTCAAGATTTCAAAAAAGCATCTTTAGAAAATAAAAATCTAACTCTGGAAGAAAGCCTAAAAAATCATATTATTGATGGAGAAAAAATAGGTTTAGAGGATCAACTAAATAAAGCTTTAAAAAAATATAAACCTCTAGAAATAATTAATACCTTTCTACTAGATGGGATGAAAGTTGTAGGTGATTTATTTGGCTCAGGTCAAATGCAATTGCCATTTGTACTCCAATCCGCCGAAACAATGAAATTTGCCGTTTCAATTTTAGAACCACATATGGAAACTGTGGAAGAAAACATATCAAATGGAAAACTCTTAATTGCAACAGTCAAAGGCGATGTTCATGATATAGGAAAAAATTTGGTTGACATAATACTTACAAATAATGGTTATGACGTAATAAATCTTGGAATAAAGCAAGATGTTTCAGCAATTATAGATGCACAAAAAAAGCACAATGCAGATTGCATCGCTATGAGCGGATTACTTGTTAAATCAACTGCTTTTATGAAAGATAATTTAGAAGCTTTTAACAATGAAGATATTAGTGTACCAGTAATATTAGGAGGTGCAGCCTTAACCCCAAAATTTGTAAATGAGGACTGCAGCAAAATATATAAAGGGAAAATTTTATACGGAAAAGATGCGTTCACTGATCTTAAATTCATGAATGAATATATGGACAATAAAAAAAAGGGTAATTGGTCAAATACAGAGGGATTCATCAACAATGAGGGAATAGATATTAATTTAGCCTCATCAAAGTCCAACTCTCAAGCAGTTAAAAAATCAATATCTATAGATATAGAGACTTCTAAATTAAATTTAAAAGAAAATTTTATAAGATCTAAATTTATAAATGAAGAAGAACCAATTCAAGCTCCTTTCTTGGGAACGAAAGTCTTGAACGAGATTGATATAGATTTAAATAAGTTAATTTTTTATTTAGATACAAAAGCTCTATTTAGCGGACAATGGCAAATAAAAAAAGGAAAAAACCAAAGCGTAGATGAATATAATAACTATTTGGATTCATATGCTAAACCATTGCTAGATAGATGGTTAGAGACAATTGTAGAAAAAAAACTTATTTCACCCAAAGCAGTTTATGGATATTTCAGATGCGGTAGAAAAGATAATAGTATTTTCTTATTTGATGATAAATCATTAAATAAAATTTCCGAATTTAATTTCCCAAGACAAAAATCTGGGAATAATTTATGCATAGCTGATTTTTATTGTGATTTGAAAAAGGATAAACCGATAGATATATTTCCTATGCAGGCAGTAACGATGGGCGATATTGCCAGTGAATATTCTCAAAAATTATTTAAAGAAGATAAATATAGCGATTATTTATTATTCCATGGACTTACAGTGCAATTAGCAGAAGCTCTAGCTGAGTATGTCCATGCATTAATTCGTATTGAATGTGGTTTTAGGACTGAAGAACCAGACAAAAATAGAGAAATACTAGCTCAAAAATATAGAGGAGCTAGATATTCATTTGGTTATCCTGCATGTCCAAAAGTATCTGATTCAAACATACAATTATCATTGTTGGATGCAAAAAGAATAAGCTTGACCATGGATGAATCTGAACAACTTCATCCAGAACAAAGTACTACAGCTATCATTTCACTGCACTCAAAAGCTAAATATTTCAGCGCTTAA